In the Lepus europaeus isolate LE1 chromosome 10, mLepTim1.pri, whole genome shotgun sequence genome, AACGGGTCCTGAGACGGGCAAAAGTCCCACAGACAAGCCAAGCACGCAGCTAACACTGACAGAGGAAAGAGTAAGAGCTTAACGCTGGTGCCAGACACACCGTACAGAGGAGCAGGAAGGAGTGGAGACAGGGGCgagatggcagagagagagcagggccaggccaagcccagtTAAGTGTACACTGGGgtggagctcagctctggcctgcccccagcctcagcaGACACGTACAAAAGGACTCTACTGGACAGAAAGACACACTCAAACCAAaacaaggaagaagaaaggcaAAAAGCCTCCTGCTGGGGTCAAAAATACTTCCTTTGAGCTGGCAGTCACCCAATTTAACTAACCCAACAGGCTGGGCTTctccaggggaggggtgggggcagggtgctgGAGGGACACCAGGATGTAGAACACAGTATGAttggagggagaagaggggaatCGGGGTAGACGGACGGGACACCCGCACCGTCTGTCCCCTGGATAGCACCTGGGGCCTCCTGCAGGCCCTCAGCCCTGCAGGCCCGTGGGCAGCTGGTGCCCGGGCCCTGCCAGGCAAGCAAGGTGGCAGGCGTGAGGTGGGCGCCTCACTGCTGCTGCAGCCggctgcacagctcccgccgGCTGCGCTCCCCAGCCCAGCTGCGCGTCTTGAGGCGGAAGGTCCTTAGCTCGTCCTTGAAGGCCTCGTGGTTCATGGGCCGGTAGTCCTGGGGCTCACAGAAGTTCTAGAacgggagggtggggagggggggggtcTGTCAACTTGGGGAACAGGGACCATGCCCTCCCTTTTGCTTCCTTTGGGCGACAGCCTGCCCGAGCCCTTTCCCACTGTGGCCACCACCACCCGCCGTGGTACCGGGTGCTGCGGGAAGAACTCCTTGTAGCCCCCTTTCAGGATGTACATCTCCGGGTAGAAGAGGCTGGGGTATTCGTTGGCAGCGCGGTCTCGCTCCCTGATGAAACGGCACCTGCACCAGCAGAGCCAGGCAAGGTGGGGTCAGAGCTGGGCATGCAGAGATTGGGGCCCTGTGCCTGTGCCGTGAGAGCCACGCAGGtgtcagccacacacacactatcACATCAGCCCAGCTGCTGGCTAAGAAGGGGCTGAGAGGCTCgcgggaggaggaagagcagggccCTTGCAGGCCCTTGCAGTCTCCACTGGGGAGATCTGTGGCCTGGAGCAGGAAAGGGAAGCACGGCGTCAGTGGACAAAGTCTGACATCCATTCCGAGTCTCCCGCACAGACCTGGTGAGCGCTCAGGTCGGGGGAGGAAAGGTGGAAGGAGAACCAAGGTGTTGGGTCCCAGCGCCCAGATGgaagtgggtgccaggggctggaaccccggaggagagaggagggcagcCGGCATGAGCACTTGAGATGTGTGGGTGCAGACTCCCGGCACATAAGACCGGGCTGGCGAGCCACCGGCAGTCAGATGGACCAGGGCCGACCCTGGATGGCGTCCGAGACGGGAGAAGGAGCACAGCTCAGCGCTGGGTGCCACGGTGACGGGGGAGCCTAATGGCATCCAGCGCTGGAAGGGTCAGGGCCCCTGCCGTGAGAGGCCGCTGCTCCATTTGGATCCGATGTGGTGGCAACAACGGGTGCAGGGCGGACATGAGGCCCcacaggaaggaggggagaggggaagagggctgGGGGTGCTGTAAAGCAGGGATGAGGTCGGCTCCAGGCCATCAGATGAGGCTGGGGCCCAGTCCAAGAGCTACTGGGTGCACACCCCCGGCCACCCCAGTGGCCCCAGAACAGCAGGCCTTGCAGGGAAAGCCAGAGGCAGACCCCAGGCGGCTGGGCACAGCTGGACTCACATGCGGGGTCCACGCTCAGATGAGAATTCACAGTGGAAAATGAGGATGATTCTCTTGTCCAGGCTACAGGGCACGATGGGACTCTGTAGCAGGAAGTTCTCGGCGTCCCGTTCCAGGGGCAGGTTCACGGCAGACTGTCAGGGAAGACAGGGGTCAGGCCGCAGCCCCAAGCCCCCTCTCTCCTTTGCAGTCCCCATCTCTCAGACAGAAGCCCCCGCCTCTTGCTGGGCAGGGTCTTTCCCCAGCCATCACCAAGTCACCCTCTGGGCAGAGGAGTGGACCCATGTAGGGTCTGCAGAGTCGGCCCCTCCCCAGCGCTTTGCCTCACCTTGATGTGCCCGCCTTCATACTCGTAGGGGTATCTGCAGTCCACAATCACAAATTTCTCCACGATGTTGCTGAACTTGCCTGTCAACAGGGCTACCATCTAGAGGAAGCCATGGGGATTGGTCCCAGTGGGTCAGGCTGGCAGCCAGGGACTGGTCTGAGCCCTCCCACTGGCCCGgtgcctgcagcccaggcccagaGGGGGTTAGCAGCCTAACAGcagcccaggtgcacctgcttaCCGTTTCGGGTGAGATGTACTTGAGATCCTGGTGTTTTCCATCTACAGTCTGCAGAAGGAAGGCCTGAGGGAAGGGAGACAAAGCAGGAGAAAGTGAAAGTGGTAAGGCCTGGGGCCTAGAAAGGATAGAGTTTCATTCCCAAGCCCAGAAGCCATCCAATGCGCCCTGGTTCCCATAGCAACCGAGAGGCACCTCTTGGGCCTGATACCCCAGGAACAGCCTAAGAAGGGGAAGTGAAGAAGGGGAGTAGAGATGgcttcctgccttctgcctcccgTGCTCTGCCAAGCCCAAGACAGCGGCACAGGGAGGGTCCAAGCTGGACATTAGTGTGGGGGTGTTTTCCAAGGCTGAGCTACAACAGGTGCCTGGATAGATTCAAGGTGCAGTCAGAAGACCAAGGACAAGGAGAAGGGGGTCTGGGGGAGAGAGGTGGAGCTGAAGGGGTTCCTGAGCTGGGGTGCCTGGCCAGGAAGAGGTCAAACCTCCTGAGGGGCCCCTGTGGTCAGCACCTTGGAATAGTCACCGATGAGCCCACGGTGGTCACTGTCCAGGATGTTCTCAATCTCATCGTGACACAGGGACTTGGAGCGGAGCACACGGGCCTTCTGGGAGGCGAGGGTGAAAGGTGCTCACCTATCTGGCTGCCACCCCCCTTCTTTGTCACGCCCAGGCCACCACCCGTACCCTATTGGCTGCCAAGAACCAGGCCAAGAGGGCGGTGACCTGGGTGCATCCACAGCCTGGCCCCCGGGGGCACTTACAGGTTGCTGGGGCTCCCACAGCTCCACGGGAGGGGTCCCGCTCCTCCGCCGCTTGTTCTGGATGGGTGCGTCTCTGTCCTGGGGCCGCTCCAGCCTCTTGAGGATGGGCCGAATCACACTGCAGGGCATGGACGGGGAGCGGAAGAGCCGCTGGCACTTGCTGAACATGACGAGGTCCTGGCAGGGGTGGCAGGTCAGAAGTCAGAGGTCAAGagggcccggccccgcccaccccactcCTGAAATCCCACCTAGAGGGAGTCCCCCCAGGCATACCTGCTCCTCTTTATCCACAGTCTTGACCAGTGGGGCACTAATGAGACTCTCCATACCTGGAGGGACTGCATCGTCCTCCTGAGGCCAAACCAGCAAGGACACGGTCACAGCCAAGGCGCAGGCCAAACCCCTCAGGCCCCAGTCCTCTAGCACAGCCTGCCCACCTCCTGGCAGACCCTGGCCCGCCAGTGCCTCCACACGGGGCAGCTCTCGAGACCCAGGGGTCGCAGGGACCCGCTCACTGCTGGGCATGCACTGGGCCCACCCTGCTGGCCTCCCCtcggctctggctccagcctcctaCTCTCCTCTGATTGGCCAGGGGTCAGGCTTAACTCAGTTACCTCAAGTTCCTCTTCTGACATTGGAATGAGGTCATAGTCTTGCCAGGGGCTCAGAGCTCTCTTCCTCCTGGAGCTCCCAGGAAGAGGAGGTAGGGGCCTGGCAGGGCAAGGTTCTGTACCTTTAAGTCACTCTCCAGGATGTCCACGAATCCATCGTCTTCCTCAGCTGTCCCTTCCGTGGGGGTCAGGGAGAAGGGGGATCGGGCCAGGGGGCTCAGCTCCCCAACTTCCATCTTCCGCTCGGGGCTGACACTCTGACCCGGGGACGAACAGGCACAGTTGACCGAGGGGCAGAGAGACCAGAGGCAGCTCCCAGCCCGGCTCCTCCTGAGCAGAGATTCCCGCCCCCCCGCTGCCTCCCGCCATCAGGAGGTACCATCAGGTCAGGGGCAGAGCTCGGTCTCTGGGTAAAGGCTTCTCTGCGGCTGGCCCACTCTGCCTGGGCacgggtggggctgggctgcaccGGCTTCCACGGCACCTTGAAGACAACCCCATCCTGTgggcaaggagggagagaaggcgtCAGCCAGTGCCGGAGGACCGCCCCTGCCGTGCCGTCTCTCCCTGGAGCTCCCCCAGCCCGGCCTTCAGAGCGCACATTCTCCTTGTCCTCCGCGGAGCTGCCGGCCGCATGGCTGCCCGCCTCGCCCTTCCTCCAGCCGTGCGGTGCTTGCCAGTTGGTGATGTTGCGCAGCACGGGGCTGTGGCCCAGCAGCCTCACCTGGAGAGCAGCGAGGGCGGCAGGTCTAAGGGCTGCAGCCTCTGGcaccagcccaggccccagcttcTCTGAACCCTCCTCGGCCGATCCACCCTTCCCTGGCCCCACCAGCCAGCCCAGGGACACCTGTCAACTCTACCCTCTGGGAggtacccccccacccccatggctgGCCAGCGGGCCTCTGGGGATACTCACCGGCAAGGACTGGAAGCGTCTGATGGCAAACTGCTCACTgcagaagggaaggggaaggtcagggcaggggctgtgtgcaCCACAGCCCCTCTGCAGCCTGGGGGGGACCCCAGAGGCAGCTACAAGGCCAGGGACACCTACCTCCGGATGATGCGGCTGGCTGCCTGGATCGCCTGTTCAAACCTAGGCGAGAGaaggggcccctgcagcccatcACCCGCCTCCAATACCACATCCCCCATCCACAAGGCCCAGGGGTGatgggcagggcccaagctcaggctagagggaggggagggagagcacCCACGACCGGTGGGGCCCAGGtattggggagggggcagctgagAGGCAGCCTGGGATTTTTAAAGGCCGCTCTGAATAGGAGAGGGCCCAGAGAATGGCCATGATGGAGACAGCTGGGGCAGGTCGCAGGGTCGCTGAGGCGTCACCAAGGCAACGGTCTCGCCAGCCTGCACACAGGCCTTCCACCTGTATGCAAATCACCTCAGTGGGGGCCATATGGCCACCAGGCGAGGCATCCATCCATACCATGACAACAGGCTGCAGGCACCCAGCAATGTACGTTCTCCAGGGCCCAGATGCCAGTGGGGCTGGACTTCCCTCCCCTTGTGAGGAGCTGGCCTGGCTCCCCCCAcgacaggggcctgtgctgtcaCAACAGACCCCCCAGTGACAAATGTGCAGGGTCacatcctctcctccctcctatgGAATTTTCTAGGACCCGGCTTCTGTCCCAACCCCTCCTCCTGCCTTAGAAGAAGCCAGCAGGCAAGGAATTCCAACAGATGTTCCTTTAGAGGCCGGAGTAGAGGCTTCTAGATATCAGCCCCGCCCCCTAGCTATGTTACCAGAGACCACCTGCCACGCCAAGCTTttgtgcgtacacacacacacacacacacagagcttcttTCTGACAAACTCTGTATAACCGTcaaagcaggtgcagaggtggtGGGGGCACCCAGGCCCCAAGtgatgccccacccccaccagaggGAGGGCTGTGCCCAGCCAGGGGCGTCAGGGATGATCAACCTCACTGGCTGGGTTTCCAACCTGCACCTGGGCCGTGGGAGGTAAGGCAAGGACAGCTCTGTGTTGTCACCAAAAACCAACCTGCAGTCCTCACACCCCCACCCAGTTCTCTCCCCATTTCCTGTTTGTGAACAAACTCTGTAGCCCAGCCCAGTCTGATCAAAGGCAACAGGAGGAACAGCAGTCACAGCCGCTGATGCCTTAAACCCACAGCCAGAGTCCTCCAGCCCAGGCGAGGGCTGCTCAGCTGTCCCTACTAATGGCTGGCAGCTGCTCCACCTGTTTGGGTCTTAACAGCTGGATGGGAACAGCTGTGCTGTGGATGGCATtactcctgccccccccccatgacAGGGAGGTATCTGTCCAGAGCAGAGCCCACCGGCTCtgtccactccctctccctcacaaAGGACCTGATCCAGGGCCTGGCCAGTGGGTCAAGTGTCTCTGAAGCCAGAGGTTGCTGATGGGCCTAGGGCCCAATCAGTCTGCAAGCAACTGTATTGTGTTTGGCACAGAGTGAATTAAAGCCTTGAGTTAGTtggaacacatttttaaattgtgattaTTTCCTAGTTTAAAACAATGTGTAGAAGCAAAAAGGGATAACAGGACACACATTGGACTTATGTTCCCATAGGACAAGGCCCAGCTGGGGTCAAGTAGCCACTGCTCCCAGGGGCCACTGTCCCCACCACCCCTGGCCCCCGTCCACTTTCAGCCAGCTTTCTGAAAGCAGACACTtctgagacaggaagcagaagcCCAAGGCCAAGGCAGGTCACCGAGCCCTCTCTGGGGGCCTGAGGGCTCCCTCCACTCTCCCAGAGCTCTCCAGCGAGCTTTTGCTAGAACAGGGACTCCCAAAGGCAGGTGGCGACTCCTTCGTGTAGGGGTCCCCGGCATCTACTCACGTCTGCTCTGCCACCTGGGGGTCCACAGGGCTGGGCGAATCCATGCAGAGACCTGTGGggacagagggcctgggtttgaaagGGGTGACGTTCCCTACCCGTTTCCCCCAGCATGTCCCAGGAAGGGGAGGAAGCCCTATTTCCGCTTTCCATCTGgacacactttaaaaaatgagacaAGAACCTAGCCATGAGCTGACCTGCTGTCCCCCACACGACACAGGTCTCCACTCCCTGTTACTATGGGAACTCCTGCCCTATACATTTTAAAACCACAGTGCTTGctaagcatttttcatgaactggtttaaaataatttgttttagaaGAGACCACAGCTTCTTAAAGTTACAGACTCAGAGAATGCTGTAGAAAGATCAGCTCGCAGGCTCCCGCAGCTCCCAGGTGGGGCTGTATGTGTGGTTTAAGGACTCTGGCGCCTGGTTTCGGATAGGTGAGATCTCCCCTCCCACAGAgggccccaccctcccacccacccggCCACCAGCccgggctgggtgggtgggtccCGGCAGAGGTGTGTCTTCCTCCCAGTTTTGCAGGCCAAGCGGGGAGGCTCCCGGGCACACCAGGTTGTGGGATGAATGTTAATCTGACCTTGCAGGGCATCCAGCGACCCAGGCAGCCCCCCAAACTCAGACCTCCCCGGGCACCTGTGGGCCTCACCTGCATCGGAAGACTCAGAGGAGTCAGACGACAAGGAAGACTCGGATGCCCGCCGTGACAGGGACAGGCGCGCCAGCCGGTTTCGGAAGAGCAGGCCCCCGGCCTGAGCCTCCGGGGTCTCACTGGGAGGGAAGGGGGTACCAGGAAAGGAGAGAGGTAAATGCAGGCCTCCAGGGCCCTCCCTGTTCTCAGTCACCCAGCTCTGAAGGGCCCACCTGCTCCTCAGGACAAGGAGGCTTAGTCCACCAAGTGTCTTTTCTTGGATGGTAGGCTTAGGAGAGgccctcccaggtgcagggcAAGTGATCACAGGGTGAGGGcaaggaggctgggggctggcgtgGGGGTCAGTGGGGCAGCCGAGAGAGCAGCCCTGGAAGCCCTCTGCTCCTCAGACCCCTACCCATCCCAGGGCCTTCTTGGAGAGACCTGGGTCTCTATGGCTGTTAGGGGAAGGCAGCCCAGCTCCCTGAGGCTTGCTTAGGGAACAGGATTAGGATTAATGACCTGAACCCTGGGGGCAGAAGCAGGGGTGGAGGGAGCAGAGGCACGGGCCTGTGAGAACCCCACTGCTCTGCCACCCTCAACTTCCCCCTCCCGGCTCATATCCCCCGCCTGGGGAAAATGGAGGAGATGCAGACCGAGATTCGGGGGGGCAGCGTGGCCAAGTCACAgtaagggaggggagaggggaaggagggtcCCTGGAGGCTTGCGCAGACCAAGGAGTCACCTGGAGGGTCTGACGCCCCTTGCCCAGGGCCCCTGAAGCAGGGCAGGGACTCCCTCTGCGCTGACCCGgcggcctccccaccccacctctagTGCTCAACTCCCACGCGCGGTTCCTCTGGAGGCCCAGGACCCGGTCCTGGTCTCTCACCCCACGCCAGCCTCTTGGAGGCGTCCTACCTGCCGAGCCCCGCCAGGTTGTGCATGGTCTGGGTGAGGGTTGTGACCGGCGAGGAAGCGGCCGCGCGCTCCGGAGACCCCAGGAGGTCATGAGACCCCAGCCGGAGGCCCGGGAGGTGGCCGGGACGCTGGGCGCCACCGCGCACGCCGGCCGGACTGAGGGCCGAGCATGGTGCAGGCTCCGGCCGGGGCACCTCCATCGCGAAGGGGCGGGTGGAGGGCCTGGGGCCGGGAGCGGGCCCGGggttgggggaagggaaggagggaggaagagcagTGGGACTGGGAGCGAGGGAGGAGAGGGatgaggggagggtggggaggggtgagggacGCGGGACTCGAGCACCAGTCCGggaagcctctggctgcagctgccacCTCCACCTCCTTATATATTCGAAAAATAACAGCGGCCGCGCCGCCGGACGCCACCAATGGGGGCGCGGGTTAGAGGAGggcgggcccgggggcggggcccgcgAAGCGAGAGGCGCGGGGGCTGGACCAGCCCGgcccgcccagctccagcctcggGGGAGGCGGAGGAATTGGGGTCTATCCCACGGCCTTGCACACCCGCCACCCCCAACCCGGGCGCGAGGTGCAGGCCCCCCGAGTCCCGCGCTCTGGGACCCAATGTGGAACCTTCCACCGACAGAGCGGGCCACAGTCCCCAGGGGGGGTCCGGAAAAGAGGCACCCGGGGTTAACATCGCGCGCGAGCCCCGGGGAGGATCCGGCACGTTTGCCAAGCACGGCGGCCCTGGGCGGGCTGCGTTCACCGTCCCATTTCACAGCCGCGGAGGTGGAGGCGTGAAGTTCATGGGCTCGTTCAAGGGCATGCGTTTGGGAAAGTGGTGGGAGCAGGACTCGCTCGCGGCCCGACGCCCCTGACCCCGCCGGCTCCTGGTCCCAGCGTCTGGCATCGCGGAACAGCCCCAAAGCGTAATTCGTGGACCGAACGCCCAGGGCAGGCGGTGGGCCGCCGGTGGGAGCCCGAGGCCGCCAGGGGCCCCGCTTTCTCTAGCAGCCCAGGGGAGGCTCTGACGGCTGGACTAGACCCGGGGTGTGGAGGAAGGGGCCAGCGACCAGAGAACCCGGTAATGGAAGTAGAACCTACACTGGTGGCTTGGCTCACTTGGTATCAATGGCACCGTATTGTTCAGCTGGCGTTTCTTTGTAGAATCTGTCATTAGTTTAAATTGGGCATCTTCTAATTACCTAATCACCTCCCAGCTGAGCCCTTGTCTTCCTGGAATGAGGCCGGAGGGCTGCACCCCTAGTGGGGGGTACAGAGCGCACCCCGTCTCCCTGGGGAAGCGGCGACCTCCCGAGGGTGACAGACTCAGGAGGGGGCGCAGCTTGGAGGGAGGGGCCGCGAGCACCCGCGCCCCGTCCCTCGCTGCCCGAACCTCGCCCCTGGGTGAGGTTGGCGAAAGGgagtggcggggtggggggtggggtggcgcTGTAGgtttggggagggagaggggaggctccAGCCCCACCCGAGAGGAGCAACTTTGAACATTCTGCCCTGCCCCGGTGCTGTGCCAGGGGCTATCCTGAGAGCTGCGCAGCGCGGTTTCCTTTCATTCTCCCCAGTCAAGGGTCTGGCTCTGACCCTCCAGCCACCGCCCAGCCACCTGCTGGGagggatgggggggagggggctgtgcctCAGGAGGCGACCCACCCTACTATCAGAAATAAAGCTGCCCCAAGGGTTGCATTTTCAAGATCAGCACAGAAGAAACACACTGCTCCCTCCCAACACACAGGATGTGGGGCGGTGCTGAGGGAGTCACCCTTGGGAACCCTTGAAGATTGTTTCTGGGCCTGGAGGCTAGAGCGGAGAGCAGGACTACAGCCGGACCCAATACTTCTCAGAGCAAAGCTGTGTCTTCCTGAACCTCCAATCAGACCATACATTATCATATGCTCAAAACAAAGCTAGTCGATAAAAATCAGTTACAATAAGTAGTATTTGAGGGGCCCACACTGTGacgcagccagttaagccactgcctgcgatgccagcatcccaaatgggaaagggctgagtcccaactgctccacttgctatcctgctccctgctaacacacctgggaaagcagatgatgacctaaccacgtgggagacatttgggtaatgaaccagtgaatggaagctgtctctctctccctgtctctcctgctctctgcaactctgcctttcaagtaaataaataaatcttttaaaaaaatgttcaaaaaaattttaggggctgacgttgtggagCCAGTatagccac is a window encoding:
- the CDC25B gene encoding M-phase inducer phosphatase 2 isoform X4, translated to MHSETPEAQAGGLLFRNRLARLSLSRRASESSLSSDSSESSDAGLCMDSPSPVDPQVAEQTFEQAIQAASRIIRSEQFAIRRFQSLPVRLLGHSPVLRNITNWQAPHGWRKGEAGSHAAGSSAEDKENVRSEGRAGGAPGRDGTAGAVLRHWLTPSLPPCPQDGVVFKVPWKPVQPSPTRAQAEWASRREAFTQRPSSAPDLMSVSPERKMEVGELSPLARSPFSLTPTEGTAEEDDGFVDILESDLKEDDAVPPGMESLISAPLVKTVDKEEQDLVMFSKCQRLFRSPSMPCSVIRPILKRLERPQDRDAPIQNKRRRSGTPPVELWEPQQPKARVLRSKSLCHDEIENILDSDHRGLIGDYSKAFLLQTVDGKHQDLKYISPETMVALLTGKFSNIVEKFVIVDCRYPYEYEGGHIKSAVNLPLERDAENFLLQSPIVPCSLDKRIILIFHCEFSSERGPRMCRFIRERDRAANEYPSLFYPEMYILKGGYKEFFPQHPNFCEPQDYRPMNHEAFKDELRTFRLKTRSWAGERSRRELCSRLQQQ
- the CDC25B gene encoding M-phase inducer phosphatase 2 isoform X3; protein product: MEVPRPEPAPCSALSPAGVRGGAQRPGHLPGLRLGSHDLLGSPERAAASSPVTTLTQTMHNLAGLGSETPEAQAGGLLFRNRLARLSLSRRASESSLSSDSSESSDAGLCMDSPSPVDPQVAEQTFEQAIQAASRIIRSEQFAIRRFQSLPVRLLGHSPVLRNITNWQAPHGWRKGEAGSHAAGSSAEDKENDGVVFKVPWKPVQPSPTRAQAEWASRREAFTQRPSSAPDLMSVSPERKMEVGELSPLARSPFSLTPTEGTAEEDDGFVDILESDLKEDDAVPPGMESLISAPLVKTVDKEEQDLVMFSKCQRLFRSPSMPCSVIRPILKRLERPQDRDAPIQNKRRRSGTPPVELWEPQQPARVLRSKSLCHDEIENILDSDHRGLIGDYSKAFLLQTVDGKHQDLKYISPETMVALLTGKFSNIVEKFVIVDCRYPYEYEGGHIKSAVNLPLERDAENFLLQSPIVPCSLDKRIILIFHCEFSSERGPRMCRFIRERDRAANEYPSLFYPEMYILKGGYKEFFPQHPNFCEPQDYRPMNHEAFKDELRTFRLKTRSWAGERSRRELCSRLQQQ
- the CDC25B gene encoding M-phase inducer phosphatase 2 isoform X2 — protein: MEVPRPEPAPCSALSPAGVRGGAQRPGHLPGLRLGSHDLLGSPERAAASSPVTTLTQTMHNLAGLGSETPEAQAGGLLFRNRLARLSLSRRASESSLSSDSSESSDAGLCMDSPSPVDPQVAEQTFEQAIQAASRIIRSEQFAIRRFQSLPVRLLGHSPVLRNITNWQAPHGWRKGEAGSHAAGSSAEDKENDGVVFKVPWKPVQPSPTRAQAEWASRREAFTQRPSSAPDLMSVSPERKMEVGELSPLARSPFSLTPTEGTAEEDDGFVDILESDLKEDDAVPPGMESLISAPLVKTVDKEEQDLVMFSKCQRLFRSPSMPCSVIRPILKRLERPQDRDAPIQNKRRRSGTPPVELWEPQQPKARVLRSKSLCHDEIENILDSDHRGLIGDYSKAFLLQTVDGKHQDLKYISPETMVALLTGKFSNIVEKFVIVDCRYPYEYEGGHIKSAVNLPLERDAENFLLQSPIVPCSLDKRIILIFHCEFSSERGPRMCRFIRERDRAANEYPSLFYPEMYILKGGYKEFFPQHPNFCEPQDYRPMNHEAFKDELRTFRLKTRSWAGERSRRELCSRLQQQ
- the CDC25B gene encoding M-phase inducer phosphatase 2 isoform X5 translates to MEVPRPEPAPCSALSPAGVRGGAQRPGHLPGLRLGSHDLLGSPERAAASSPVTTLTQTMHNLAGLGSETPEAQAGGLLFRNRLARLSLSRRASESSLSSDSSESSDAGLCMDSPSPVDPQVAEQTFEQAIQAASRIIRSEQFAIRRFQSLPDGVVFKVPWKPVQPSPTRAQAEWASRREAFTQRPSSAPDLMSVSPERKMEVGELSPLARSPFSLTPTEGTAEEDDGFVDILESDLKEDDAVPPGMESLISAPLVKTVDKEEQDLVMFSKCQRLFRSPSMPCSVIRPILKRLERPQDRDAPIQNKRRRSGTPPVELWEPQQPKARVLRSKSLCHDEIENILDSDHRGLIGDYSKAFLLQTVDGKHQDLKYISPETMVALLTGKFSNIVEKFVIVDCRYPYEYEGGHIKSAVNLPLERDAENFLLQSPIVPCSLDKRIILIFHCEFSSERGPRMCRFIRERDRAANEYPSLFYPEMYILKGGYKEFFPQHPNFCEPQDYRPMNHEAFKDELRTFRLKTRSWAGERSRRELCSRLQQQ
- the CDC25B gene encoding M-phase inducer phosphatase 2 isoform X1; translation: MEVPRPEPAPCSALSPAGVRGGAQRPGHLPGLRLGSHDLLGSPERAAASSPVTTLTQTMHNLAGLGSETPEAQAGGLLFRNRLARLSLSRRASESSLSSDSSESSDAGLCMDSPSPVDPQVAEQTFEQAIQAASRIIRSEQFAIRRFQSLPVRLLGHSPVLRNITNWQAPHGWRKGEAGSHAAGSSAEDKENVRSEGRAGGAPGRDGTAGAVLRHWLTPSLPPCPQDGVVFKVPWKPVQPSPTRAQAEWASRREAFTQRPSSAPDLMSVSPERKMEVGELSPLARSPFSLTPTEGTAEEDDGFVDILESDLKEDDAVPPGMESLISAPLVKTVDKEEQDLVMFSKCQRLFRSPSMPCSVIRPILKRLERPQDRDAPIQNKRRRSGTPPVELWEPQQPKARVLRSKSLCHDEIENILDSDHRGLIGDYSKAFLLQTVDGKHQDLKYISPETMVALLTGKFSNIVEKFVIVDCRYPYEYEGGHIKSAVNLPLERDAENFLLQSPIVPCSLDKRIILIFHCEFSSERGPRMCRFIRERDRAANEYPSLFYPEMYILKGGYKEFFPQHPNFCEPQDYRPMNHEAFKDELRTFRLKTRSWAGERSRRELCSRLQQQ